A window of Staphylococcus lloydii genomic DNA:
ATTAACGTGAAGGAAATGTCCTAGTTATTTATAAACTAGATCGTCTTGGACGTACAACAAAACAATTAATCTAGTTATCACAGTGGCTAGATGAAAACAACATTGATTTACATATTATAGATATGAATGTATCGACTAAAGATGCGATTGATAAGATGTTCTTTACAATGATGAGTGCATTTTCGGAACTTGAAACTAACTTATTAAGTGAGCGTACGAAGAAAGGTATAGAAGCAGCACGAGCAAGAGGGCGAAAAGGCGGAAGACCTTCATTGCCAGATTAAAAAAAGAGAAATCAAATTCTTATATGATGAACAAAAATTTACTGATGAAGAGATTACTGAACAAACAGGGGTAAGTCGTTCTACTGTATACCGTGTTATAAAAGAGAAAGAAAATTATTAGGAGTTAAAATTAGATGTATAAAGTCATTGATAAAAAAATAGATAGTATTATTGATAAATTAAGAAAAGTAATTACAAACGGTAGGCTCAACATTACAAGTGGTTGGTTTGCAATGATTTCTTTTATTGTTTGTATGATCTTTCCTTTAAGTATGTATTTTTTTGTATATCAATCAACAAGTATTGTTAAAACAAGTCTTACTATTATTGCACCATTATTAGTAAATATGATTATTATACCCATGTTTAAAATTTTTTCATTTTACCAAGAAGTTGATGAAAAGTGGTTGGAAGATAAAAATGATACTAGAGAAAAGAAATATTTTAAAGATAGGCAAATTATTTGGACTGAATCTATTCTCCTTGCGGTATCGTCTTTACCAATAGCGCTTTGGTATTTCTTTGTTGGATTTAGTCAAATTTCTCACAGTTATCCTAATATAGCCTTTTTAATCCTTCTTCTTTTATCAATGTTGGTTTTATTAATTTTACTGTATTATATGATAGCTTACTTATCTAAAATAGTTAATTATATTTATAAAGTAATTAAAACTTTAATATCAAAATCTTTTCAAATCGTAAAATCTTTAGTATCTAAATTATTACAAACACTTAAAAATTAAAAAACAGACACTAAGAAAGGTAATATTGCATTGAAAATTAACTTTTATGGAAAAAATTTATAAGAAAATAAGTTCAAGTTTATCATTATGATGCATTTAGTACAGAAGTTAATATATGTAAAGCTATAGAGTTAATGGAAGATACAAAATTCATAATAATTAATACACACTAATTACACTATTAAAGGTACTTGTAACTGCCTCTTGATTTTGTGTCATTAGGGTGTGCTCTAATTAGTCATTTGTAATTTGTTTATAATTCCATTTATTATTATAGTATTCTTCAAACTTTTGCTTATAACCAGACCACAATTCCTTTTTATTAGTAAAGTCACAGCATAATTCAATGAATCTAGATACAATATAATTTGTAAATGAAGATAATTCTATTTCGCTAGATAAAGAAGATTCTTGATAAAATCCCTCTATTTCTCTATTACTAATATAAAGATTTGTTGCAAGTATATAGATAGTTTTATTTTTTTCATTACCAATAGAATGAACATCTGATGAAAAACTTCTATATATATGTTGATAATAATAATCCATGTTTAAATACTTTGATAGCAATTCAATATTACCTATTTTTTTATTACTTGTACCTTTTTCCATGTACCATTTTTTTATATCGTTTACTTTATTTACTTTTATTTTTGAATTACTAAAAGTTTTTATGAACAATTTCTTTAAATTAGTCAACTTGCTTTCTAAATTTATTATATCTTGTTGACTAAAACCTCCATCTTTTGCATTTGACACTAATACTCTAACCTTTTCGTATTCATTATACGAAAAATATCTTTCTGCCCTTTTTCTTGATTCACTGTCTGTTTCTAATATATATTTTAAATAAAGTAATAACTCATATAGTTTCCTAGATAAAGTTCTAGCACTACTTATAGTCACACAATTATTTATGTCGATATAGTTAAGATAGAAAGTGTGGGCTATGTCATAAATAGCTAAAAAAAGATGATTTTCTTTGAGTTTTTGTATGTCCTGGCTATTATTTAAATCTTTTGTAATATAAATCTCTACTTCATTAATCACTTTAATTACATCTTCATCTTTAAAAAATAAATCTTCCACTTTTAACCAATCCTTTGTTTACATAATGCCTATTTTATAGATAGTTTAACTGTACATAATATACAGTTAAGAAAATTTACTTTCAATTTCAACTATCTTTTGTAAAATCTCCTTAATATCCTCTTTTGATAACTCATCTAAATTCTGTAACATGTATTTATTTGTTTGTTTTATATCTCCCCTTATACTTCTAATTGCCGCATTATAATAAACTTTTTCTGTATCACTCATATTCAAACTATATTTATTATTGCTCACATATTCATTTGCTTTATCTAATTCTTCGATGTAACGACTCAAAATGTCCATTTTATCTACTCCTTTTTGTAATCTCAATTCAATATATAGCTTACTATAATCTTTGAATTGTAGATTTCACTAATTTAATCTATTAAATCTTTACTTGAAGCTTCTAATAAGTTATTAAAGTTTTTATATTCCTTATATGTTTTTTCTATTTCACTTTGAGATTCAATTGGAAGCCTTGTGTCTGCAATAATTATATTACAAATTACTTCTGTATCACCAAACCATTTGCTATAATTAATTGCCTCGTTCAAATAACTTATTTTCTCATTAACTCTTTCTAACGATTGCAAACTTAAATTCACATGATTATTGTTTAAATTATCTTTAATTATTTCTAAATAATGTGTTAGTTCAACTTCTAAGTCACGAATTTGGTATTTATTAGCTATTGCGCCTACTATAAATGCTTTTTTATTCTCTGTTTCAAAATTCATATTATAATTTGAAAACAATATATTATATTTTTCTTGAGTAGCAACATTCCCTTCCTTTCTAAATATAGATGCCCATTGTTGAATACTCATTCTCTCTTTATGTGTAGCTAAATCAATCATTTTTAAAGTTTTTATATTCCTTTTTTTCTCATCTTGTTCTAACCTTTCATCAGTTCTTTTAATATTGGCAAAAGTTAATAAAAATGCTAGTAGAGTAACTATTGCTCCAAATAACTCAACACCGTGGTCGTACAAAAAACTATGTTCTGTAACTTGTGATCCTATAATCATTTAAACTTCTCCTATAATTGATTATTTTTTCTTTCCATTTAAAAAAGTATAAATTTGATCATCTGTAAAATTTGTAGAAAATATATATAACATAACAAACCTCAACATATCTACATAAACGTATTTCAAAATCACTATTTTGCATTTCTAAGCACTATGATGTTATAATACATTTAACGAAAAAGATTAGCAATAATACACCGATTCCCTCACTATGTCCTTAGTGAAGGGATTTTTATGGTGTTGGCTATTGTCGCCTGTTTAATTATTTATCGCGCTTACTAAGCCAATAAGTAAAATACGCGATGGCACAGCCACTGATGACTGGCGCAACGATGTGAACGAAAAAGATTAACAAAATAATACACCTCCTCTCTACGTCAAATTGACGCCTGAGAGATAGGCGACGTTACTGTTATACCATCTGTATCTTTTGAAATATATCCACTTCCGATAAGTTGAATTATGTAATATGGTATGTAATTCAACTTATTTTTTAAATCACGATTAGTGGCTAATTATTTGCTACTTGCCATTGTTAGCTTATCTATTAAATATAAATTTAAGATAGATTGTTTAATTATTAAAAATGTGTGTTTTTTAAGCTTCGTGTGTACCTCATCAACTTACCTTTATCCTTATCATTTTCTCTATGTAATTTAAAATTTATTTTCGCAAAAAAACAATACATAGTATGTAAATTAAAGTGTGAGTAATAATTGTTACAACTGATAATAAATACAAATCCGAAAAAAATATCGTAAATAGCGTTGTTATAAGAAATACGCCTATCAAAATCCGAAAGTACAACCTTATTTTAATATTACATCTGAATAGTCGTTTATGAATTCTTTTTTGTTGTTGGCAAATAAATTCGTTATATAAATTACTTTCTCTATCAATATATTCAATATTTTCTATTTGATAATTGTACATAAATTGATAGACCTTTTCTTCTCTAGTATGACTCTCAACTAAATTTTTTTCACTACTAACTTTTAAAAAATCTTTGGTGAAAGCAGAAACTAAACTTTTCCTTTCAAATATAAAATTATTATGGTCAGCATACAATATAAAATGATTTAATGCTATCCTTTTTAAATATATCACTAATCTTAATTCTTATTGATTTATTGAATTGATACAGTGCACTAGCAAATATACAAAATCCTAATATCTCTAATGTAGTATGAGGTAATATAGGTACGATAATAATTATAGCTTTATAAACATTAATTTTTATTGCAATACCCATTACAATTCCTGGTAATATTGAACTATATATTAAATTAAATAAATATAAAAACTGAATTGGTATTAATGAAAGTATAAACATCTGTAACGGAACCACAATTCCGTTATTCACAATATACTCAAAAACTCTTTCTAGTCCCGAAGAGCTCTTAACAGATCCAGGTATACCGTTATCTATACTTTTAATGACTTCTTTCATATTTATATCAATACTATATGTAATTGCAACAGTTAAAATCATTATACCTATACTAAACAAGAATATTTTTAATGTTCTTGAAATGAAACCTTTTTCAATAGTCAACATAGACTTCTCCTGGTAATTTAAAGTAGAGCACTATCATTTATATATCCGTAACTATTAAACTCACTCTACCGTTTAGAGATGGTAAGTTATCTGATTGTTTTGGAATTCTACAAGCTACTTCTTTCTAGCATTTGCAAATTTAATCTAAATATTCCATTAAAGCTAATTAAACTTATCTTATTTTTGTTTAGAATTTTTAGTCGCTTTCTTAAAAAACATATCATAAATAAAAGATAATCCAGCTAATATAAAACCTAACGTTAGCAAACCATTTAAATTATTATTTTCATAAATATTTATTAAACCTAAATTCCCAAGCTTACTCCAATATTTATTTAAACTAATATTTAAATCCATATAATCTAACACCGTTGCTACTAAGAAAATAATCAAAATAATAATAATAACATCTTTAATTGCTTTGAAAAATTTATCTTTAATATTTACACCTCCATAATTCTTATGTTTAACATCATTGCTTTATTAACGGTTATCTCTCTTAAAAAACCTTTTATAAAAAGACAGAAGAATGTCATTATAAATGCAAATATAAAAGCTGAAAGTAATGTTCGAAAGAAAATATCATTTTCACCAAAAATTAATTCAAACAAAAATAGAAAACAGAAATAGGTTAAAAAGAAATAAACAAAATTCAATAAGTGTTTCCAAATTGTTTTCATAAATTTTCTCCTTTTCAACAAGCTTTATAACAATTGTTCCATTATGTAAATTTTAACATAAAAAAATACCCCATAATACTTCTACTAATAGGTAATCATTAAACTAAGTATATTTTAATTTCAAATCAACCAACGGCTCCTCATCTTCATCCCATTCACCTATTTCAATTACATAATGTTGTTAAAAATAAATTATGTTTATGATATTCTAATATAAAAAAGGAGACTTTTATGAGTTTACCAGTTGCTATTATAGTTGGAATCATTGCTATACCTATTTACGCTTATTTTTGGGCAGCAATATTTCGTTGGGATAATAATAGAAAAGCTAAAGGTAACAAATTAAAATTAATGAGAAAAAGCACTTTCTATTCAATTTTTATTGTACAAGCTATTGGTGCCGCAATATGTGTAATCCTTGCTATTTACATAAGCTATTTTAAATAGAGAGGTGATGATTCATTATTTCATCTTGTGATGTCGCATTTCACGATCCTCTTTAATTTTTATACTTCAACATTTTTTATCCCCAAATCCTCTCAAATTCTCGCACTTTGCTAACTTTCCAACATCAAACCCACAAAAATAACCCCGTAGGCCTAAGCCTACGGGGTTTGTACAGATACAATATCTATTATTGTTCTTCTTTAACATATGGTAATAATGCCATATGACGAGAACGTTTGATAGCGATTGTCAACATACGTTGATATTTAGCTGAAGTACCTGTTACACGACGAGGTAAAATTTTACCACGTTCAGAAATAAAACGTTTTAATAATTCTGTGTCTTTATAGTCGATGTGTGTAATTCCGTTTGCTGTAAAGTAACAAACTTTTTTACGACGACGTCCGCCTCTTCTTGGTCCACCTGCCATGGTTAACTGCCTCCTTCAAATTAGATTTTTTATAATACGTTCATTGATTGTATTGTTTATCCTAACTCTCTCAAAATAGTGTTTAACTATGCACTAATAATTAGAATGGTAAGTCATCATCACTAATATCAATAGGGCCGTTCGCATTAGCGAATGGGTTGTCTGATTGATTATTGTTTGATGAATTGTTGTTATTACGTGACGTGTTTTGTCCAGATTGTTGACCACCAAAGCTTTGACCGTAATCTTGGAAGTCGTTGCCTCCAGATTGGTTTTGGCGTTGGTTGTTTTGGTTTTTAGGTTCAAGGAATTGAACGCTATCACAAACAACTTCTGTAACAAAAATACGACGTCCTTCTTGGTTTTCATAGCTACGTGATTGTAAGCGACCGTCAACGCCAGCTAAACTACCTTTTGATAAGTAGTTATTAACATTTTCTGCTTGTTTTCTAAAAACGACGCAGTTAATGAAATCAGCTTCGCGTTCCCCTTGCGCATTGGTAAACGTACGATTCACCGCTAAGGTAAACGTCGCAACGCTCACGCCTGAGGGTGTTGTTCTGTATTCTGGATCCTTAGTTAAACGACCTACTAAAACAACTCTGTTTATCATTTAAGCGCCCCCAATTATTTTCTTGTCTTATCTTCGTCTTCACGGATAACGATGTAACGGATGATATCATCGTTAATTTTAGCTAAACGTTGGAACTCGTCAGTAGCTTCGTTATCTTCTGTTTGAATACGAACGATGTTGTAGTAACCTTCAGTGAAATCATTGATTTCATATGCAAGGCGACGTTTACCCCAGTCTTTAGCTTCAAGTACTTCTGAACCTCTTGAAGCTAAAATGCCGTTGAAACGTTCAACAACTGCTTTTTTAGCATCTTCTTCGATATTCGGACGAACGATATACATAACTTCATATGTTCTCATTTATCTTTGCACCTCCTTGTGGACTATACGGCCTATTAAGAATCAATAGGCAAGGAATAATTTTCATTACTCACAATCAAGAATTATAGCATAACCTTTTACATTTTACAATGCGTTTACCGTTCTTGAATTGTTAAAACTGGCTCATTTACGTAGCCTCATAATTAAATAATTCCATTAATTAAAAACATTTAAAATGCTTTGTTGAGCAATTTAAATATTTTAATAAGTAAAGTTGATAAAAGTCTTTAATTATTTTAGCATAGGTTCTAATTAAAATTAAAATTATTAAAATACATAAATCTTAGTGGATTAAAGGAGACATATATGGTTTCGTTAATGAAAAAAGGCATTGTAGCAACGTGTGCGTTAGCAAGTACAGCGTTAGTATCTTATTCGGCAAATGCTGCTGAACAACCAAATGCTCAAAAAGGGACAATGGGTTATGGTTATAAACAATATTTAGAAAAACATCCAGATAAAAATAATCAAAGTAAAGTACAAACTGAAGCAGGGACAACGCAACAAGGCAACCGCGTTTTAGATATTTCAGAATGGCAAGGCGACTTGACTGCGGATCAAGTTAAAAAGTTAAAAGACAACTATGATTTTATTATTATTCGTGCACAATATGGTTCTGAAAATATTGATACTTCACTCGAACATAATTCTGAGTTGTTGGATAAATACGATTTACCATTTGGTGTTTATTCTTACAGCATGTATGAAAACCCTGATGATGCAAGATATGAAGCACAAACTTTACATAACAGAGCACCAAAAGCAAGCTTTTATATCAATGACTTTGAACAAAATTCAGTAACTTCTGGCAGCATCGACGATAGTACAAATGCTTGGTACGACGAAATGAAAGGCCTCGCAGGTAATAAAAAGGTTTTACTTTATTCTTACCAAAACTTTATGGAAGAGAATTTAACTAACACTGTTAGTACTTATGATGGTTTCTGGTTAGCTAACTATAATGAAACACAACCTTCACGAAAATATGCATTATGGCAATATACTGATCAATATCATTCACCTGAGTTAGATCAAGATGTTGATGCTAACTATACAAGTCCAGACAAAGATACAAGCTGGTTTATTTCATAATAACTATCAAAGACCAAGTCTACTAAGGCTTGGTCTTTTTTTACATATATCGATCTATAAATAGATTAATGTGCTTTTCTTCAAGCTCTTCAACTTGTTGCTCTTCCGCTTCGACATCTATAAACCATTGGCTTTCCACCCATATTTGATAATGTAAGACTTCATGTAACAATATACGGCATATATTGAGTTCGGCGTCATAACGTCCCAATTCTCCTAATAAGTATTGGAAATCTTTTGCCGTTACTTTTATCAGCGCCTTATCAAAAGGTGAATGTGGT
This region includes:
- a CDS encoding DUF5677 domain-containing protein; translated protein: MEDLFFKDEDVIKVINEVEIYITKDLNNSQDIQKLKENHLFLAIYDIAHTFYLNYIDINNCVTISSARTLSRKLYELLLYLKYILETDSESRKRAERYFSYNEYEKVRVLVSNAKDGGFSQQDIINLESKLTNLKKLFIKTFSNSKIKVNKVNDIKKWYMEKGTSNKKIGNIELLSKYLNMDYYYQHIYRSFSSDVHSIGNEKNKTIYILATNLYISNREIEGFYQESSLSSEIELSSFTNYIVSRFIELCCDFTNKKELWSGYKQKFEEYYNNKWNYKQITND
- a CDS encoding type I toxin-antitoxin system Fst family toxin; the protein is MLIFFVHIVAPVISGCAIAYFTYWLSKRDK
- a CDS encoding stage II sporulation protein M translates to MLTIEKGFISRTLKIFLFSIGIMILTVAITYSIDINMKEVIKSIDNGIPGSVKSSSGLERVFEYIVNNGIVVPLQMFILSLIPIQFLYLFNLIYSSILPGIVMGIAIKINVYKAIIIIVPILPHTTLEILGFCIFASALYQFNKSIRIKISDIFKKDSIKSFYIVC
- the rpsR gene encoding 30S ribosomal protein S18, whose product is MAGGPRRGGRRRKKVCYFTANGITHIDYKDTELLKRFISERGKILPRRVTGTSAKYQRMLTIAIKRSRHMALLPYVKEEQ
- the ssb gene encoding single-stranded DNA-binding protein, with the protein product MINRVVLVGRLTKDPEYRTTPSGVSVATFTLAVNRTFTNAQGEREADFINCVVFRKQAENVNNYLSKGSLAGVDGRLQSRSYENQEGRRIFVTEVVCDSVQFLEPKNQNNQRQNQSGGNDFQDYGQSFGGQQSGQNTSRNNNNSSNNNQSDNPFANANGPIDISDDDLPF
- the rpsF gene encoding 30S ribosomal protein S6 — encoded protein: MRTYEVMYIVRPNIEEDAKKAVVERFNGILASRGSEVLEAKDWGKRRLAYEINDFTEGYYNIVRIQTEDNEATDEFQRLAKINDDIIRYIVIREDEDKTRK
- a CDS encoding GH25 family lysozyme; this translates as MVSLMKKGIVATCALASTALVSYSANAAEQPNAQKGTMGYGYKQYLEKHPDKNNQSKVQTEAGTTQQGNRVLDISEWQGDLTADQVKKLKDNYDFIIIRAQYGSENIDTSLEHNSELLDKYDLPFGVYSYSMYENPDDARYEAQTLHNRAPKASFYINDFEQNSVTSGSIDDSTNAWYDEMKGLAGNKKVLLYSYQNFMEENLTNTVSTYDGFWLANYNETQPSRKYALWQYTDQYHSPELDQDVDANYTSPDKDTSWFIS